A genomic region of Alligator mississippiensis isolate rAllMis1 chromosome 6, rAllMis1, whole genome shotgun sequence contains the following coding sequences:
- the C6H10orf53 gene encoding UPF0728 protein C10orf53 homolog produces the protein MPRRALVSLRFGLSRRCGQLAHWTGRLRGLRAVLEADGHQVILEEMPDWNVVELVVNGETVFQCNIKDLDFGGDGKLDPLCEEARVAVLNAY, from the exons ATGCCTCGGCGCGCGCTTGTGTCGCTGCGCTTCGGCCTGTCCCGGCGCTGCGGGCAGCTGGCGCATTGGACCGGCCGCCTGCGGGGCCTGCGAG CTGTGCTGGAAGCAGATGGACATCAGGTTATCCTAGAAGAGATGCCAGACTGGAATGTTGTAGAACTTGTAGTGAATGGCGAAACTGTGTTCCAGTGCAATATTAAAGACCTCGACTTCG gagGTGATGGCAAGTTGGATCCACTTTGTGAAGAAGCCAGAGTAGCAGTGTTGAATGCCTATTGA